A single region of the Candidatus Nitrospira nitrificans genome encodes:
- a CDS encoding HAD family hydrolase, which yields MRYVAVATDYDNTLAVDGRVEQETIAALERLNQSGRKIILVTGRRLPDILDIFPEIGLCERVVADNGAALYRPATREQIRLATPIPPGFVDELRRRQVAELSVGESIVGTIRPHELTVLEVIRDLGLELQVIFNRDAVMVVPSGVNKATGLVAALQEMGLSPRNVVAIGDAENDHALLNHCEYAVAVANAVPTLKDIADRVTTGAAGVGVAEIIDELVEHDLAVPPFNTNRRNILIGMQENGEEVSIPATGLNLLLAGSSGSGKSTLATGLLERVIEQGYQFCVIDPEGDYEGFAGAVMFGTSQRGPGMAEILTALDSPNTNLIVNLVGLSLQDRPDFFLALLPALQERRAKFGRPHWILIDETHHLMPRDWQPVQGVLAQDWTGIVYVTVHPDQIAKPVLQRVEAMAALGDDPGGTIARLCGTLDVPVPQMEPTTLNHGEAIFWDRRARTPPYRVRIAPCEADRRRHRRKYAEGELPSDRSFFFRGPENVLNLRAQNLILFMQTAEGVDEATWLHHLRQGDYSKWMEEGIKDPHLAAAVRLIEQQSSLSAERSRQLVRSAIEERYTVSSTGP from the coding sequence ATGAGGTACGTTGCCGTAGCGACGGATTACGATAACACGCTGGCCGTGGATGGCCGGGTGGAACAAGAGACAATCGCCGCTCTTGAACGTCTCAATCAATCCGGACGGAAAATCATTCTGGTAACGGGCCGCCGATTGCCGGACATCCTGGATATCTTTCCGGAAATCGGACTGTGCGAGCGAGTCGTCGCGGACAATGGGGCCGCGCTTTATCGCCCCGCCACACGAGAACAGATCAGGTTGGCCACTCCGATTCCTCCGGGATTCGTCGATGAGCTTCGCCGCCGACAAGTTGCTGAGCTTTCGGTCGGGGAGTCGATCGTCGGCACGATTCGACCGCATGAGCTGACAGTGCTCGAGGTCATTCGAGATCTGGGTCTCGAATTACAAGTTATTTTCAATCGGGATGCCGTCATGGTCGTCCCGTCCGGGGTCAACAAAGCCACCGGCCTCGTGGCCGCATTGCAAGAGATGGGCTTATCTCCGCGCAACGTCGTGGCGATCGGAGACGCGGAAAACGACCATGCCTTGCTCAATCACTGTGAGTACGCGGTGGCGGTGGCGAACGCCGTGCCGACCCTCAAGGACATTGCCGATCGGGTCACCACCGGAGCGGCAGGAGTCGGCGTCGCCGAAATCATCGATGAACTGGTTGAACATGACCTCGCTGTGCCTCCGTTCAACACGAACCGCCGTAATATCCTCATCGGCATGCAAGAGAACGGCGAGGAAGTGTCAATTCCTGCCACGGGACTCAACCTCTTGCTGGCCGGTTCCTCCGGGAGTGGAAAATCCACCCTGGCTACCGGACTGCTCGAACGTGTCATCGAACAGGGGTATCAGTTCTGCGTGATCGATCCCGAGGGGGATTACGAGGGCTTTGCGGGAGCGGTCATGTTTGGGACTTCGCAACGGGGTCCGGGAATGGCGGAAATCCTCACTGCTTTGGACAGCCCGAACACGAATTTGATCGTCAATCTCGTAGGCTTATCGTTACAAGATCGTCCGGACTTTTTTCTGGCGCTGTTGCCGGCCCTTCAAGAGCGGCGGGCAAAATTCGGTCGACCCCATTGGATTCTCATCGACGAAACCCATCATTTGATGCCGCGCGATTGGCAACCGGTACAGGGTGTCTTGGCTCAAGATTGGACCGGCATCGTTTACGTCACCGTGCATCCGGACCAGATTGCAAAACCGGTCCTTCAACGGGTGGAGGCGATGGCGGCGTTGGGAGATGATCCGGGCGGCACGATCGCGCGATTGTGCGGGACGCTGGATGTGCCGGTACCTCAGATGGAACCGACGACGCTGAATCATGGTGAAGCGATCTTTTGGGATCGGCGGGCCCGCACGCCACCCTATCGGGTGCGCATCGCCCCCTGTGAAGCGGATCGTCGACGTCATCGGCGGAAATATGCCGAAGGGGAATTGCCGTCGGACCGGAGTTTCTTTTTCCGCGGTCCGGAGAATGTGTTGAATCTGCGGGCGCAGAACCTGATTTTGTTTATGCAAACGGCGGAGGGGGTCGATGAGGCCACCTGGTTGCATCACCTACGACAGGGGGATTACAGCAAGTGGATGGAAGAAGGCATTAAAGATCCCCACTTGGCTGCCGCGGTTCGGCTGATCGAGCAGCAGTCCTCCCTCAGTGCCGAGCGAAGCCGACAATTGGTGCGTTCCGCGATCGAAGAGCGGTACACCGTGTCCTCCACGGGCCCATAG
- a CDS encoding Slp family lipoprotein, giving the protein MKSNGAFLIGCALLSAILSGCSRYQVIPDHLAKHVNAQLSYEQVKSSPEGYRGQIVVWGGEVLHAARDRGETTVEVLEIPLGKDHFPLEGRASSRGRFFAVDSRGELIDPAIFKEGARITVIGEILGVRMETTHKAGYDYPVLAIRDMTIWDERTRSHYPFAGFHNYYGYGYYGYRPYVGGARVSGSQS; this is encoded by the coding sequence ATGAAAAGCAATGGCGCATTTTTGATCGGGTGCGCACTTCTTTCGGCGATCCTGAGCGGCTGTAGCCGGTATCAGGTCATCCCGGATCATTTGGCGAAACACGTCAATGCTCAATTGTCGTATGAGCAAGTCAAAAGTTCACCGGAAGGCTATCGGGGACAAATAGTCGTCTGGGGTGGAGAAGTGCTTCATGCCGCGCGCGATAGGGGAGAGACCACGGTCGAAGTGCTCGAGATACCGTTGGGCAAAGACCATTTTCCGCTGGAGGGACGAGCGTCGTCACGAGGGAGGTTCTTCGCGGTGGACAGTCGTGGTGAACTCATCGACCCGGCTATTTTCAAGGAAGGAGCCAGGATTACGGTCATCGGCGAGATTCTCGGCGTCCGGATGGAAACGACTCACAAGGCGGGGTATGACTACCCGGTGCTGGCCATCCGTGACATGACCATCTGGGACGAACGCACCAGATCGCACTACCCATTTGCCGGTTTTCATAATTATTATGGGTACGGCTATTACGGATACCGGCCTTATGTCGGGGGCGCTCGTGTGTCAGGAAGTCAATCCTAA
- a CDS encoding PRC-barrel domain-containing protein, producing MNDNRTSASIRPIPIPGMGHGIAIMILLVSAWGGTPVHAEDQPEMSNSREVIGNSVKSIDGKNLGKIKDLVMNWRRDGYSKYAVLSVGGFFGLGEEYFAVPWEALMPSHKNEHYVLDMMEEHLKNSPGFVVYRFYDRSSVAAPRAGRSSGAQSAHALKRDMGSNLNVSVARSFPMQYAVKEEFHR from the coding sequence ATGAACGATAACAGAACATCAGCCTCTATCCGACCGATCCCAATTCCAGGAATGGGTCACGGGATCGCCATCATGATCCTTTTGGTGTCGGCCTGGGGGGGAACTCCGGTCCACGCCGAGGATCAACCAGAGATGTCGAATTCCAGGGAGGTGATCGGCAATTCAGTGAAAAGTATCGACGGGAAGAATCTCGGCAAGATCAAAGATCTGGTGATGAATTGGAGACGCGACGGGTATAGCAAATATGCCGTGTTGTCCGTCGGGGGATTTTTTGGTTTAGGCGAAGAATACTTTGCCGTGCCATGGGAAGCGTTGATGCCAAGCCATAAAAATGAACATTACGTGCTGGATATGATGGAAGAACATCTCAAAAACTCTCCAGGATTCGTCGTCTATCGCTTCTATGATCGATCGTCGGTCGCCGCCCCTCGTGCCGGTCGATCCTCCGGCGCTCAATCTGCCCACGCCCTGAAGAGGGACATGGGGTCCAATCTGAATGTCTCGGTCGCGAGATCGTTCCCCATGCAATATGCGGTGAAAGAGGAGTTCCACAGATGA
- a CDS encoding sensory rhodopsin transducer produces MESIGRKRWAIAEGYIPAGSHGPSPQMTSHETVCLLNTSDGDAHIRMTVFYTDREPVGPYQLVVPGRRTRHIRFNDLTDPEPIPLDTDFASLIESDTPIIVQHTRLDSRQAENALLSTIAFAGDV; encoded by the coding sequence ATGGAAAGTATCGGACGCAAACGATGGGCCATTGCCGAGGGCTATATCCCCGCCGGCAGCCATGGACCCTCGCCACAGATGACCAGCCACGAAACAGTGTGCCTATTGAACACCTCAGATGGAGATGCCCATATCCGCATGACGGTCTTTTACACCGACCGTGAACCGGTGGGGCCCTATCAGCTCGTGGTGCCGGGACGACGGACGAGGCATATCCGCTTCAACGATCTCACTGATCCGGAACCGATTCCCCTCGACACTGATTTTGCCAGTCTCATCGAATCAGATACACCGATCATCGTGCAGCACACTCGCTTGGATTCGCGCCAGGCGGAAAATGCCTTGCTCAGCACCATCGCGTTCGCGGGAGACGTGTGA
- a CDS encoding AI-2E family transporter — MSPLRPTSETTPASSAPPQDARSSKPGIDRHLWEIRPVRDLMIFVAMAGLLWFLYELRSVFLPVFIALLFAYLVDPFVGHAFTRWSIPRPVTVGVLMFVLALAGIGIGLWLVPLLIEQAQTLIQKIPVYAHNISDRYESLFSSWSFNFGDFIGRVQNDPLATLQPLLSGTGHAFGLLGQLLGVTFNVALYAILIPIYFFFFSWHFDGMSRTVVRLIPITHRPHLLHVLHRMDTAVRGFFSERLLIAMITGVVYAIGWALTDVPYWFLLGVATGIASLVPYLSAVGWPLAVALKYADAVTAGQPAETGWMAILLWPSAAYLIGQFIENWILTPWLQSHSTDMSAVTILVVVFLGGAIAGLFGLIFAIPVAACIKIAIEEFVQPRWQQWVRET, encoded by the coding sequence ATGAGTCCACTTCGTCCGACGTCCGAGACTACGCCGGCTTCCTCTGCTCCACCACAGGACGCTCGGTCGAGCAAGCCCGGAATCGACCGGCATTTATGGGAAATCCGCCCCGTCCGCGACCTGATGATTTTCGTCGCCATGGCCGGGCTGCTCTGGTTTCTCTACGAATTACGCAGTGTCTTCTTGCCGGTGTTTATCGCCCTCTTATTCGCCTATCTGGTCGATCCGTTTGTCGGGCATGCGTTCACACGTTGGTCGATTCCGCGCCCTGTCACCGTCGGGGTTCTGATGTTCGTGTTGGCTCTCGCCGGCATCGGGATAGGACTGTGGCTCGTGCCGCTCTTGATCGAGCAAGCCCAGACGCTCATACAGAAGATTCCGGTCTATGCGCATAATATTTCAGACCGGTATGAGTCCCTGTTCAGCAGCTGGTCGTTCAACTTCGGTGATTTCATCGGCCGCGTGCAGAATGATCCGTTGGCGACGCTCCAGCCCCTCCTCTCGGGGACCGGTCACGCATTCGGCTTGCTGGGACAGCTGCTGGGGGTCACGTTCAATGTCGCTCTGTATGCGATCTTGATCCCGATCTACTTTTTCTTCTTCTCGTGGCATTTTGACGGCATGAGTCGAACCGTCGTTCGCCTGATTCCTATCACGCATCGACCGCATCTGCTGCATGTCTTGCATCGCATGGATACGGCCGTGCGTGGCTTCTTTTCCGAACGACTCCTCATCGCGATGATCACCGGGGTCGTCTATGCAATAGGGTGGGCATTGACCGATGTCCCCTATTGGTTCCTGCTGGGAGTGGCCACCGGCATCGCCTCCCTCGTGCCCTACCTGTCAGCCGTCGGATGGCCGTTGGCCGTGGCGCTGAAGTATGCCGATGCCGTGACCGCCGGCCAGCCGGCCGAAACCGGATGGATGGCCATCCTCCTATGGCCAAGCGCGGCCTACCTGATCGGACAGTTCATCGAAAACTGGATCTTGACTCCCTGGTTGCAAAGTCACTCCACGGACATGAGCGCGGTCACGATCCTCGTCGTCGTCTTTCTGGGCGGCGCCATCGCCGGCCTGTTCGGACTGATCTTTGCCATCCCAGTGGCAGCCTGCATAAAAATTGCCATAGAGGAGTTCGTGCAACCGCGATGGCAGCAGTGGGTGCGAGAGACATGA
- a CDS encoding SDR family oxidoreductase, translated as MNGLRGKTKMENRTQHEEKRRTRKVVVVTGASAGVGRAIAVEFGRHGHAVGLLARGRDGLEGARQDVEQMGGTACLVQADVADPDQVERAAAQIETDLGPIDIWINNAMVSVLSPVKDMTTDEFKRVTDVTYLGYVHGTLVALRRMLPRDRGVIIQIGSALAYRAIPLQSAYCAAKHAVQGFTESLRSELIHDESRVQVATVHLPAVNTPQFSWVKTRMPRHSQPVPPIFQPEVIARSVYWVAHHPRREFTIGLSAVKAIIGDKFIPGLLDRYLAGMGYDAQQTHESIDPHRPNNLYAPVPGDYGARGRFDDRSADYSPQAWANRYRGWLALGGLSIAALFAHLRARRSS; from the coding sequence ATGAACGGGCTCAGAGGAAAGACCAAGATGGAGAATCGTACTCAGCACGAGGAGAAACGCCGGACGCGGAAGGTTGTCGTCGTCACCGGCGCGTCGGCCGGGGTCGGTCGCGCCATTGCCGTGGAGTTTGGGAGGCACGGGCATGCGGTCGGATTATTGGCACGTGGCCGTGATGGACTGGAAGGCGCTCGACAGGATGTCGAGCAAATGGGTGGGACCGCCTGTCTGGTCCAGGCGGACGTCGCCGATCCGGATCAAGTTGAACGCGCCGCGGCGCAGATCGAAACCGATCTTGGACCGATCGATATCTGGATCAACAATGCCATGGTCTCGGTGCTATCCCCCGTGAAGGATATGACAACCGATGAATTCAAACGCGTGACCGACGTCACCTACCTTGGCTATGTCCATGGGACCCTCGTGGCGCTGCGTCGCATGCTTCCGCGCGACCGAGGCGTCATCATTCAAATCGGATCGGCTTTGGCCTATCGAGCCATCCCGCTTCAATCGGCTTATTGCGCCGCGAAACATGCCGTTCAAGGCTTTACTGAATCGCTGCGATCGGAACTGATTCATGATGAAAGCCGCGTACAAGTGGCGACGGTTCACCTCCCCGCGGTCAACACGCCACAGTTTTCGTGGGTGAAGACCCGCATGCCACGCCATTCCCAACCTGTGCCGCCGATATTTCAGCCGGAAGTCATCGCCCGGTCCGTGTACTGGGTCGCGCACCACCCGCGACGCGAGTTCACGATCGGACTCTCCGCGGTGAAAGCGATCATCGGCGATAAGTTCATCCCCGGACTCTTGGACCGTTATTTGGCCGGCATGGGATACGACGCTCAGCAAACACACGAATCGATCGATCCCCATCGTCCGAACAATCTGTATGCCCCCGTGCCGGGCGATTACGGCGCGAGAGGACGGTTCGACGACCGATCCGCCGATTATAGCCCGCAGGCTTGGGCCAATCGCTATCGCGGTTGGCTGGCGCTTGGAGGGTTGAGTATTGCAGCCTTATTCGCTCATCTGAGAGCCAGGAGGTCATCATGA
- a CDS encoding cytochrome ubiquinol oxidase subunit I, protein MMSDLMAARSQMAMSLGFHIVFAVLGIAMPVLTATAEWKWLKTRDDTYLALAKRWSKGTAILFAVGAVSGTVLSFELGLLWPSFMERAGPVIGPLFGLEGFAFFTEAIFLGIYLYGWSRISPRAHFLAGLVVAASGMASAIFVVTVNAWMNAPTGFDIIDGRIADVRPLVPLLHPLAFHETVHMLLAAFAATGFLVAGIHAFFLLRRPSDRFHRQALAIALVVGGIPAVLQPFSGDLIARAVAAHQPAKLAAMEALFVTEAGADFVLFGLPDASTHTVNYALTIPRGLSLLLHGDPQAVVLGLDKIPPEEWPPVAVTHVAFQLMVGCGLVMAGVAIWANVRRRQGSLEKDRGLLRTLIVVAPSGFIAIQAGWVVTEVGRQPWIIQGLMRTSKAVTPMPGLWIPMLTFTLLYLLLAAVVVWAIRRHIAAADVASSSAEHTVRKESSDALV, encoded by the coding sequence ATGATGTCGGATCTTATGGCTGCCCGCTCTCAAATGGCGATGTCCTTGGGCTTTCACATCGTCTTTGCCGTGTTGGGCATTGCGATGCCGGTGTTGACGGCGACTGCCGAGTGGAAATGGCTCAAGACGCGGGACGACACCTATCTCGCCCTTGCCAAGCGCTGGTCGAAGGGCACCGCCATTTTATTCGCCGTCGGCGCCGTGTCCGGAACCGTCCTCTCGTTTGAACTCGGCTTGCTCTGGCCTTCGTTCATGGAGCGGGCCGGTCCTGTCATCGGCCCCCTCTTCGGCCTCGAAGGGTTTGCGTTCTTCACGGAAGCGATCTTTCTCGGGATCTATCTGTATGGCTGGTCGCGCATCTCACCACGAGCGCACTTTCTTGCCGGTCTTGTCGTCGCGGCGAGCGGGATGGCCTCCGCGATTTTTGTCGTCACGGTCAACGCCTGGATGAATGCCCCGACCGGTTTCGATATCATTGACGGGCGAATCGCCGATGTCCGTCCGTTGGTCCCGTTGTTGCACCCGCTTGCCTTCCATGAAACGGTTCATATGTTGCTTGCGGCCTTCGCGGCGACCGGCTTTCTCGTGGCCGGCATCCATGCATTCTTTCTCTTGCGACGCCCGTCCGATCGGTTTCACCGACAGGCGTTGGCCATCGCTCTCGTCGTCGGCGGTATTCCTGCCGTCCTTCAACCGTTCAGCGGAGATCTGATCGCTCGGGCGGTCGCCGCTCATCAGCCGGCCAAGCTGGCCGCGATGGAAGCGCTCTTCGTTACGGAAGCCGGAGCGGATTTCGTGCTGTTCGGACTTCCGGACGCTTCTACGCACACAGTCAATTATGCGCTGACGATCCCTCGCGGGTTGAGCCTCCTGTTGCATGGCGATCCTCAGGCTGTCGTTCTCGGACTTGACAAGATCCCCCCTGAAGAGTGGCCTCCCGTCGCCGTCACCCATGTGGCCTTTCAACTGATGGTGGGCTGTGGGCTAGTCATGGCGGGAGTGGCAATCTGGGCGAATGTACGCCGGCGACAAGGAAGTCTTGAAAAGGATCGAGGGCTTTTACGCACGTTGATCGTTGTCGCCCCGTCGGGATTCATCGCCATCCAAGCCGGTTGGGTCGTGACCGAAGTCGGCCGCCAACCATGGATCATACAGGGACTCATGCGCACCTCGAAGGCTGTGACTCCCATGCCGGGCCTTTGGATTCCCATGCTGACTTTCACTCTCTTGTATCTGCTCCTGGCGGCAGTCGTCGTCTGGGCTATCCGGCGTCACATTGCCGCCGCCGACGTCGCCTCTTCCTCTGCGGAACATACAGTAAGGAAGGAGTCGAGCGATGCTCTCGTATGA
- a CDS encoding cytochrome d ubiquinol oxidase subunit II: MLSYELIVAAALVGALTLYLLFGGADFGAGIWSLFAMGRQGRSQRALIDQAIGPIWEANHVWLIIAVVILFTAFPPAFSVISVRLHIPLSLMLIGIVLRGTAFAVQTHDITSRPDGFTGAPLIWHRIFAWSSLLTPAMLGLILGAIASGRASGPTDTIRETFVDPWLAPFPIAVGLLTTALVAYLAAVYLVLESREPTLRRLFRHRAMASGVLVAILATIVLFLAQEGAPEIYQDLARTALGRASTVATALVHVGALWALITERDILARFLAGVGAVAIVWNWALAQYPYLVEPSVTIYDAAPHGTLDILLASLLVGSVVLLPFLFYLYNLFKGDVLSRPAQFKR; the protein is encoded by the coding sequence ATGCTCTCGTATGAGCTCATAGTTGCCGCCGCGCTGGTAGGCGCCCTGACTTTGTATCTGTTGTTCGGTGGAGCAGACTTTGGGGCAGGGATCTGGTCTCTCTTTGCCATGGGTCGTCAAGGGCGGTCTCAACGCGCGCTCATCGATCAGGCCATCGGTCCGATCTGGGAAGCCAACCATGTCTGGCTCATCATCGCCGTCGTGATTCTATTCACGGCTTTCCCGCCGGCCTTCAGCGTAATCTCCGTCAGACTCCATATCCCGCTGAGTTTGATGCTCATCGGAATCGTGTTGCGGGGGACCGCCTTCGCCGTTCAAACTCACGACATCACATCGCGTCCGGACGGATTCACGGGTGCGCCGCTGATCTGGCATCGAATATTCGCCTGGTCCAGCTTGCTGACCCCTGCCATGTTGGGCCTGATCCTTGGAGCGATCGCATCGGGACGCGCATCCGGGCCGACCGACACGATCCGAGAAACCTTCGTCGATCCTTGGCTGGCGCCGTTTCCTATTGCAGTGGGTCTCCTCACGACGGCCTTGGTCGCCTACCTCGCCGCGGTGTATCTGGTCCTCGAGAGTCGAGAGCCCACCTTGCGCCGTCTGTTTCGACACCGGGCCATGGCGAGCGGGGTGCTTGTCGCCATACTAGCGACCATCGTCCTGTTCCTCGCCCAGGAAGGAGCGCCGGAAATCTATCAAGATTTGGCAAGAACGGCGTTGGGTCGCGCCTCCACCGTGGCGACCGCGCTGGTACATGTGGGAGCCCTCTGGGCGTTGATCACCGAACGCGATATTCTGGCTCGATTCCTGGCGGGAGTCGGAGCCGTCGCTATCGTATGGAACTGGGCTCTGGCGCAATACCCCTATCTCGTTGAGCCTTCCGTTACGATCTATGATGCGGCCCCTCACGGAACATTGGACATTTTGCTGGCGAGCCTGCTGGTAGGATCCGTCGTCCTCCTTCCCTTTCTGTTTTACTTATACAACCTGTTCAAGGGAGATGTCCTCTCGCGTCCGGCCCAATTCAAGCGCTAA
- a CDS encoding DUF3015 family protein, which produces MRPLYCRHIVLILGLSGCLGCDATRELVKAPFDATTAVSNGTTQATGELTQPSKEFTSSTTPGSLFKNEQQLRAFIAHNFNNLQRDVAQGRGEYLTSMATLADIPLDHHGRLFVELQHRYPVLYSYESSPSESLQHLMDTMRTQRSHVVALQ; this is translated from the coding sequence ATGAGACCCCTCTATTGTCGACATATTGTGTTAATCCTTGGGCTAAGCGGGTGTTTAGGCTGCGATGCCACTCGGGAGTTAGTGAAAGCGCCTTTTGATGCCACCACGGCGGTTTCCAATGGAACAACGCAAGCCACCGGGGAACTTACTCAACCCTCGAAAGAGTTTACCTCCAGTACGACCCCCGGTTCTTTGTTTAAAAACGAACAGCAATTGCGGGCATTTATTGCGCACAATTTCAACAATCTTCAACGCGATGTTGCGCAAGGTCGCGGCGAGTATCTCACGTCGATGGCCACTCTCGCCGATATTCCGCTCGATCATCACGGGCGGTTATTTGTGGAGCTGCAGCATCGGTACCCGGTTCTCTATTCTTACGAGAGTTCTCCGTCGGAATCCTTACAGCATCTCATGGATACCATGAGGACTCAGCGGTCCCATGTTGTCGCTTTACAATAA
- a CDS encoding DUF6496 domain-containing protein, whose product MMPTARPRRRAEKAKREGKAPTTQAGEFVKEEMHDLKRGKRNVTSRKQAIAIGLSKARRAEVKLPGRARKANRKGSRDDQ is encoded by the coding sequence ATGATGCCTACGGCACGACCCAGACGACGAGCCGAGAAAGCCAAGCGAGAGGGGAAAGCGCCCACGACACAAGCAGGCGAATTCGTGAAGGAGGAAATGCACGATCTCAAGCGAGGAAAACGAAACGTCACCTCCCGCAAACAGGCGATCGCCATCGGCCTCAGCAAGGCTCGCCGGGCAGAAGTCAAGCTCCCAGGACGAGCGCGGAAAGCGAATCGCAAAGGTTCCCGTGACGATCAATGA
- a CDS encoding four-helix bundle copper-binding protein yields MGQHQDDHELHELMVRCIRLCRDCADICMLTAQWLSRVSSWSEDMCRFCADVCEQCAHVCEQHAPQHPLCGQCAEECRRCAALCQEMTNAHAR; encoded by the coding sequence ATGGGTCAACATCAGGATGATCATGAACTCCATGAACTCATGGTGCGGTGCATTCGGTTGTGTCGAGACTGTGCCGACATTTGCATGCTGACGGCACAATGGTTGAGTCGAGTATCCTCATGGTCCGAGGACATGTGCCGGTTCTGTGCGGATGTCTGCGAACAATGCGCCCATGTGTGTGAGCAACATGCCCCCCAACATCCGCTGTGCGGCCAATGCGCTGAGGAATGCCGCCGGTGCGCGGCATTGTGCCAAGAAATGACCAATGCACATGCCCGTTGA
- a CDS encoding superoxide dismutase, which yields MHVSSSPRLYEAKTYDLHGLQGISDRTLETHFALYEGYVKEANNLTTRIRNLLADGRIDQEEQPGYSELKRRYGFEYNGMVLHEYYFGNLMMHGSPDPPAESPFRQAAVESFGTYDIWKVDFIGVGKMRGVGWAVCYLNPYNGRLTNHWITLHESGNIAGFIPLLVMDVWEHAFILDYKPSERGSYIESFFENVCWKTVERRMQRSATPTVPALA from the coding sequence ATGCACGTCTCATCTTCTCCTCGATTGTACGAAGCCAAAACCTATGACCTCCATGGATTACAGGGCATATCCGACCGGACTCTCGAAACGCATTTTGCGCTCTATGAAGGCTATGTAAAGGAAGCCAACAATCTGACTACCCGCATTCGGAACCTCTTGGCCGACGGCCGAATCGATCAAGAAGAACAGCCTGGCTATTCAGAACTGAAGCGCCGCTATGGTTTTGAATATAACGGCATGGTTTTGCACGAATACTACTTCGGCAATCTCATGATGCATGGATCGCCTGATCCACCGGCAGAGTCACCGTTTCGACAAGCGGCCGTGGAGAGTTTCGGGACGTATGACATATGGAAGGTCGATTTCATTGGGGTCGGCAAGATGCGTGGAGTCGGCTGGGCGGTCTGTTATCTCAATCCTTACAACGGACGGCTGACCAATCATTGGATCACGCTACATGAATCCGGCAACATTGCCGGATTCATTCCGCTCCTTGTCATGGATGTATGGGAACACGCGTTTATTCTGGACTACAAGCCTTCGGAACGGGGGTCTTATATCGAATCGTTTTTCGAAAATGTGTGTTGGAAGACCGTCGAGCGCCGGATGCAACGCTCAGCCACCCCGACTGTTCCCGCGCTTGCATGA
- a CDS encoding SDR family oxidoreductase produces the protein MSKVQRPPQQQARPGEESRMMPRPISTGETSQEKIGDRLQGKVALVTGGDSGIGRAVAFAFAREGADLAIVYLSEDKDAEDTKRFVEELGRRCIALRGDIGDEAFCIECVSETLTTYGRLDILVNNAAEQHPRDSIGDITAVQLERTFRTNVFSMFYLTKAALPHLRQGASIINTTSVTAYKGSPKLLDYASTKGAIVSFTRSLALSLVENGIRVNAVSPGPIWTPLIVSTFPPDKVASFGSDVPLKRAGQPAEVAPSYVFLASADADYMTGQVLHPNGGTIVNG, from the coding sequence ATGAGTAAAGTCCAGCGTCCTCCGCAACAGCAGGCCAGACCAGGAGAGGAATCCAGAATGATGCCTCGACCGATCTCCACGGGGGAGACTTCCCAGGAGAAGATCGGCGACAGGTTGCAAGGCAAAGTGGCTCTTGTTACCGGAGGCGACAGCGGAATCGGTCGTGCCGTGGCATTTGCGTTCGCAAGAGAAGGCGCCGATCTCGCCATCGTCTATCTCAGCGAAGATAAAGATGCGGAAGACACCAAGCGATTCGTAGAGGAACTAGGAAGACGGTGTATCGCCCTGCGAGGCGACATCGGCGATGAGGCATTTTGTATCGAATGCGTGAGTGAGACCCTCACGACATATGGCCGGCTGGACATTCTCGTGAACAATGCCGCCGAACAACATCCTCGGGATTCCATCGGCGACATTACTGCCGTTCAGCTGGAGCGCACCTTCCGCACCAATGTCTTCTCAATGTTCTACCTGACAAAGGCCGCGCTTCCCCACCTTCGGCAAGGAGCCTCGATCATCAATACGACGTCGGTGACGGCGTATAAAGGCAGTCCGAAGCTGCTCGATTACGCATCCACGAAAGGCGCGATCGTTTCCTTCACCAGATCCTTAGCGTTATCCTTGGTCGAGAACGGGATTCGCGTTAATGCCGTTTCCCCCGGACCGATTTGGACTCCCCTCATCGTATCGACCTTCCCTCCGGATAAGGTGGCCTCATTCGGATCCGATGTTCCACTGAAACGAGCGGGGCAACCGGCAGAAGTGGCCCCGAGTTATGTATTCCTGGCATCCGCGGATGCCGATTATATGACTGGTCAGGTGCTCCATCCAAACGGGGGAACTATCGTGAATGGATAA